Proteins encoded in a region of the Marinobacter arenosus genome:
- a CDS encoding YhcB family protein produces the protein MTNLILAAIAALIVGIVIGVLVGRSGQGTTLRQRRAEQQIEELRSEYTRYQAQVNEHFMESAHLLRRFNDAYRDVNQHMARGANRLCNDEEWMEELAQETSRKRLEEVSDDGVEPPRDYAPKTDPDASGTLAEGFGLPKKEKA, from the coding sequence ATGACAAACCTGATTCTGGCAGCGATTGCCGCATTGATTGTGGGCATCGTCATCGGGGTACTTGTTGGCCGCTCTGGGCAGGGAACCACGCTTAGACAGCGTCGGGCGGAACAGCAGATCGAAGAACTGAGAAGCGAATACACCCGCTACCAGGCCCAGGTGAACGAGCATTTCATGGAGTCGGCCCACCTGCTGCGTCGCTTCAATGACGCCTACCGTGACGTCAACCAGCACATGGCGCGCGGTGCGAACCGGCTCTGCAATGATGAGGAATGGATGGAGGAGCTGGCTCAGGAAACCTCCCGGAAACGCCTCGAGGAAGTCAGCGACGACGGCGTCGAACCGCCGCGCGACTACGCCCCTAAAACCGATCCGGATGCCTCAGGCACGCTGGCGGAAGGTTTCGGCCTCCCCAAGAAAGAGAAGGCCTGA
- a CDS encoding Nif3-like dinuclear metal center hexameric protein, translating to MANRNDILRVIDEWLEPDNFQDYCPNGLQVEGKDDVRTIISGVTASRALIDAAIEANADMILVHHGYFWKGEDQRIRGMKRDRLKQLLDHDINLVAHHLPLDDHPVYGNNRQLADVLGIENPRPLGGLVWEGELPEAMDPESFDGVIAAKLGRSPLRVGNGKPAIKRVGWCTGAAQGFIGIALDAGLDAYISGEISEPTTHTARECGIHYYAAGHHATERYGVQALGKALAQEFGLTHQFIDCDNPV from the coding sequence ATGGCCAACCGTAATGATATTCTTCGCGTAATCGACGAGTGGCTTGAGCCGGACAACTTCCAGGACTATTGCCCAAACGGCCTGCAGGTCGAGGGCAAAGACGACGTCCGGACAATAATCAGCGGCGTTACCGCGTCGCGAGCGCTCATTGACGCGGCGATTGAAGCGAACGCAGACATGATTCTTGTCCACCACGGCTATTTCTGGAAGGGTGAGGATCAGCGTATCCGGGGCATGAAACGTGATCGTCTGAAGCAACTGCTGGATCATGACATCAATCTGGTCGCGCACCACCTTCCGCTGGATGACCATCCGGTTTACGGCAACAATCGCCAGTTGGCGGATGTGCTGGGCATTGAAAACCCACGGCCGCTGGGCGGCCTGGTCTGGGAGGGCGAACTCCCGGAAGCGATGGACCCGGAGAGTTTTGATGGGGTCATTGCGGCGAAGCTGGGCCGTTCGCCGCTTCGGGTCGGAAACGGCAAGCCTGCGATCAAGCGGGTAGGCTGGTGCACGGGCGCAGCCCAGGGGTTCATTGGAATCGCACTTGATGCCGGGCTGGACGCTTACATCAGTGGTGAGATTTCAGAGCCTACGACGCACACAGCCCGTGAGTGTGGCATCCATTACTACGCGGCGGGGCATCATGCGACCGAACGTTACGGCGTGCAGGCGCTTGGCAAGGCGTTAGCCCAAGAATTCGGGTTGACGCATCAATTCATTGACTGCGACAACCCGGTCTGA
- the hisC gene encoding histidinol-phosphate transaminase: MSKFWSPKVNDLVPYVPGEQPKMANLVKLNTNENPFGPSPRVLEAIQAELNDNLRLYPDPEGESLRQTIAGYHQVKPEQVFLGNGSDEVLAHIFYGLFQHGEPVLFPDVTYSFYPVYCGLYDIEGKKVPLTDTFEIDPDDYKQPNGGVIFPNPNAPTGRYLELAKVEEILRANPERVVVVDEAYIDFGGESAIALVDAYPNLLVSQTLSKARSLAGLRVGFAIGHPDLIEALNRVKNSFNSYPLDRLALAGAKAAYEDEAWFQKCCNGVVAERERLTGALEELGFEVLPSKANFVFARHASQSGEVLAQGLREQGIIVRHFSKPRISEFLRITIGTPEQNDALIRGLQSL, from the coding sequence ATGAGTAAGTTTTGGAGTCCCAAGGTCAACGACCTGGTTCCGTATGTGCCAGGTGAGCAGCCTAAAATGGCCAATCTGGTCAAGCTGAACACCAATGAGAACCCGTTCGGCCCGTCACCGCGCGTGCTTGAGGCCATTCAGGCAGAGTTGAACGACAATCTCCGCCTATACCCGGATCCGGAGGGCGAAAGCCTTCGCCAAACCATTGCCGGTTATCACCAGGTCAAGCCCGAGCAGGTTTTCCTCGGAAACGGCTCGGATGAGGTTCTTGCCCACATTTTTTACGGCCTGTTCCAGCATGGTGAACCGGTTCTGTTTCCAGATGTGACCTACAGCTTTTATCCGGTCTACTGCGGTCTGTATGACATCGAGGGCAAGAAAGTTCCGCTTACGGATACTTTTGAAATCGACCCCGATGATTACAAGCAACCCAACGGTGGGGTTATTTTCCCGAACCCGAACGCGCCAACCGGACGATACCTGGAACTGGCCAAAGTGGAGGAGATTCTGAGGGCCAACCCTGAGCGGGTCGTGGTGGTGGATGAGGCCTACATCGATTTCGGTGGGGAAAGCGCCATCGCACTGGTTGACGCCTATCCCAACCTGTTGGTGTCACAGACGTTGTCCAAGGCCCGTTCGCTGGCCGGGTTGCGTGTCGGCTTTGCGATTGGTCACCCGGACCTGATTGAAGCCCTGAACCGGGTCAAGAACAGCTTCAACAGTTACCCGCTGGATCGGCTGGCGCTCGCTGGCGCGAAAGCCGCCTATGAAGATGAGGCCTGGTTCCAGAAATGCTGCAATGGCGTGGTTGCCGAGCGTGAGCGTCTGACCGGCGCGCTTGAGGAGCTTGGCTTTGAGGTGCTTCCTTCAAAAGCAAACTTTGTCTTTGCCCGTCATGCGTCTCAGTCCGGTGAGGTCCTTGCTCAGGGCCTGAGAGAGCAGGGCATCATTGTTCGCCACTTCAGTAAGCCTAGAATCAGCGAGTTCCTGCGGATCACGATTGGAACTCCTGAGCAGAACGATGCTCTGATCAGGGGGCTTCAATCACTCTAG
- the hisD gene encoding histidinol dehydrogenase: protein MTDINIKRLNASQRDFDSALAKLLAWDDSVDHQVNESVRHILREVKTRGDAAVLEFTEKFDRLKVDGVAELEMDQGRLQKALDAIPQDQRIALEKAADRIRDYHERQNQPSWQYEDEDGTVLGQKVTPLDRAGLYVPGGKAAYPSSVLMNAIPAKVAGVSEVVMVVPTPDGVVNDMVLAAAAIAGVDRVFTVGGAQAVGALAYGTETIPAVDKIVGPGNIFVATAKREVFGTVGIDMIAGPSEILVICDGQTDPDWIAMDLFSQAEHDEQAQSILISPDAAFLDAVQASVNKLLPTMERSEIIAESMGSRAALIEVADLSEAAAVSNRIAPEHLELSVENPEALVEEIRHAGAIFMGRFTAEALGDYCAGPNHVLPTSGTARFSSPLGVYDFQKRSSIIGFSAAGADRMGRVASVLARGEGLTAHARSAEYRIND, encoded by the coding sequence ATGACCGATATCAACATCAAACGATTGAATGCCTCCCAGCGTGACTTCGACAGTGCGCTGGCCAAGCTGTTGGCCTGGGATGACAGCGTTGATCATCAGGTGAATGAATCGGTTCGTCACATCCTGCGTGAAGTGAAAACCCGCGGAGACGCTGCGGTGCTGGAATTTACCGAGAAGTTCGATCGTCTCAAGGTTGATGGTGTTGCCGAGCTGGAAATGGATCAGGGGCGCCTGCAAAAGGCGCTTGACGCGATCCCCCAGGACCAACGCATCGCACTGGAGAAGGCGGCCGACCGTATACGCGACTATCACGAGCGCCAGAACCAGCCGTCGTGGCAGTACGAGGATGAAGATGGCACCGTGCTTGGCCAGAAAGTGACACCGCTGGACCGGGCAGGACTGTATGTGCCAGGTGGCAAGGCGGCCTATCCTTCATCGGTGCTGATGAATGCAATTCCCGCCAAGGTTGCCGGTGTCAGCGAGGTGGTCATGGTGGTTCCGACGCCGGATGGGGTGGTGAACGACATGGTTCTGGCCGCCGCTGCGATTGCGGGTGTTGACCGGGTGTTTACCGTCGGTGGCGCCCAGGCGGTGGGCGCGTTGGCCTATGGCACGGAAACCATTCCTGCCGTCGACAAAATCGTAGGGCCGGGCAACATTTTTGTTGCCACGGCGAAACGTGAGGTCTTCGGTACCGTCGGTATCGATATGATTGCCGGCCCGTCTGAAATCCTGGTGATCTGCGATGGCCAGACTGACCCGGACTGGATCGCCATGGATCTGTTCTCCCAGGCGGAGCACGACGAGCAGGCCCAGTCGATCCTGATCAGTCCGGATGCGGCATTTCTCGATGCAGTCCAGGCCAGCGTCAACAAGTTGCTGCCGACCATGGAGCGTTCCGAAATTATCGCGGAGTCCATGGGCAGTCGGGCGGCCCTGATTGAAGTCGCTGATTTGAGTGAGGCGGCGGCGGTCTCGAATCGCATTGCGCCGGAGCACCTGGAGCTTTCGGTTGAGAACCCGGAAGCGCTGGTGGAAGAAATCCGCCACGCCGGAGCCATCTTCATGGGTCGATTCACGGCGGAGGCACTGGGTGACTATTGTGCGGGGCCGAACCACGTTCTGCCGACCAGCGGGACGGCACGATTTTCTTCGCCCCTGGGCGTTTACGACTTTCAGAAGCGCTCGTCGATCATCGGCTTCAGTGCCGCCGGTGCCGACCGCATGGGCCGGGTAGCTTCTGTCCTGGCCAGAGGTGAAGGGCTGACTGCTCATGCCCGGTCGGCCGAGTATCGTATCAACGACTGA
- the hisG gene encoding ATP phosphoribosyltransferase, with protein sequence MTDSITIALSKGRILEETLPLLAEAGIELVDDVKKSRKLVFPTTDPNVRVLIIRATDVPTYVQYGGADLGVTGKDVLMEHGGEGLYEPLDLNISRCRLMTAGPKDQAPPAGRIKVATKFVNLARRYYSAQGRQADIIKLYGAMELAPILGLADEIVDIVDTGNTLKANGLEARELIEHISSRLVVNRASMKMKHEKINPIIEKMSAAVDRRRTSE encoded by the coding sequence ATGACAGATTCCATCACCATCGCATTGTCGAAGGGGCGAATCCTCGAAGAGACCCTGCCGCTGCTGGCGGAGGCCGGCATTGAGCTGGTCGACGACGTCAAGAAATCCCGCAAGCTGGTGTTTCCAACGACGGATCCCAATGTTCGGGTGCTGATCATCCGGGCCACCGATGTGCCGACTTACGTTCAGTACGGCGGCGCTGACCTGGGCGTCACCGGCAAGGATGTGTTGATGGAGCATGGCGGCGAGGGACTGTACGAGCCGCTCGATCTGAACATCTCCCGCTGCCGCCTGATGACCGCCGGGCCCAAGGACCAGGCGCCGCCGGCCGGGCGCATCAAGGTGGCGACCAAGTTCGTGAATCTGGCTCGTCGCTATTACTCGGCGCAGGGGCGCCAGGCCGATATCATCAAGCTGTACGGTGCGATGGAGCTGGCGCCGATTCTTGGCCTGGCGGATGAGATCGTCGATATCGTGGACACCGGCAACACCCTCAAGGCCAACGGCCTTGAGGCACGAGAGCTGATTGAGCACATCAGCAGCCGGCTGGTGGTGAACCGTGCGTCTATGAAGATGAAACACGAAAAGATAAACCCCATAATTGAAAAGATGTCCGCGGCTGTGGATCGGCGGCGCACTTCGGAGTAA
- the murA gene encoding UDP-N-acetylglucosamine 1-carboxyvinyltransferase, protein MDKLLIGGRKPLDGEIRISGAKNAALPILAATLLADEPVTVGNLPHLHDVTTMIELLGRMGVELMIDEKMSVEIHANTIKHFHAPYELVKTMRASILVLGPLVAHFGEAEVSLPGGCAIGSRPVNLHIHGLEMMGADIKVENGYIKAKTNGRLKGAHIFLDTVTVTGTENLMMAAALAEGKTILENAAREPEVVDLAECLIAMGADIKGHGTATIEINGVERLHGCHYNVLPDRVETGTYLVAAAATGGRVKLKDTREDLLEAVLLKLTEAGAHITTGPDWIELDMKGKRPKAVSLRTAPYPAFPTDMQAQFAAMNAVAEGTGTIVETVFENRFMHLQELIRMGADITLEGNAAIIKGVDHLAGAPVMATDLRASASLVIAGLVADGDTIVDRIYHIDRGYECIEEKLQLLGASIRRLPA, encoded by the coding sequence GTGGACAAACTTTTGATCGGGGGGCGAAAGCCCCTGGATGGCGAGATCCGAATTTCCGGTGCCAAAAACGCAGCCCTGCCGATTCTGGCAGCCACGCTGCTGGCCGATGAGCCGGTCACCGTCGGTAACCTGCCGCATCTTCACGACGTCACCACCATGATTGAGCTGCTTGGCCGCATGGGTGTGGAATTGATGATCGACGAGAAGATGAGCGTGGAAATTCACGCCAACACCATCAAGCATTTTCACGCCCCCTATGAGCTGGTGAAAACCATGCGTGCATCCATTCTGGTGCTGGGGCCCTTGGTGGCGCATTTTGGTGAGGCTGAGGTCTCCCTGCCCGGTGGCTGTGCCATCGGCAGCCGCCCGGTAAACCTTCATATTCATGGCCTGGAAATGATGGGCGCGGATATCAAGGTGGAAAATGGCTACATCAAGGCCAAGACCAATGGGCGCCTCAAGGGTGCTCATATTTTCCTGGATACGGTCACCGTGACCGGCACCGAAAACCTGATGATGGCAGCTGCCCTCGCCGAGGGTAAAACCATTCTGGAAAACGCTGCGCGTGAGCCGGAAGTTGTCGACCTGGCGGAGTGTCTGATCGCCATGGGCGCGGATATCAAAGGGCATGGCACGGCGACCATTGAGATCAACGGTGTCGAGCGACTGCATGGGTGTCATTACAATGTCCTGCCGGACCGCGTGGAGACCGGAACCTACCTGGTTGCCGCTGCCGCAACGGGTGGCCGGGTCAAGCTCAAGGATACCCGCGAGGACCTGCTTGAGGCGGTTCTGCTCAAGCTGACGGAGGCGGGTGCCCACATCACCACCGGACCGGACTGGATTGAGCTGGATATGAAGGGCAAGCGGCCGAAGGCGGTCAGCCTTCGCACGGCACCTTATCCTGCGTTCCCGACGGACATGCAGGCGCAGTTTGCGGCTATGAACGCCGTTGCCGAGGGCACCGGTACCATCGTCGAAACGGTGTTTGAAAATCGCTTCATGCACTTGCAGGAACTGATCCGCATGGGTGCGGATATTACTCTCGAGGGCAATGCCGCGATCATCAAGGGTGTTGACCATCTGGCGGGAGCGCCGGTGATGGCGACCGATCTGCGGGCTTCGGCGAGTCTGGTGATCGCCGGTCTGGTTGCTGATGGCGACACCATTGTAGACCGGATCTATCACATTGATCGCGGTTACGAGTGCATCGAAGAAAAACTGCAGCTGCTGGGTGCCAGCATTCGACGCCTGCCGGCGTGA
- a CDS encoding BolA family protein: MDATEVTALVEEALPGCEVQVQVDGTHYLVVVVGDVFEGLSTIKRQQLINKALFQQVMDGTIHALHPKAFTPAEWAERQG; the protein is encoded by the coding sequence ATGGACGCCACCGAAGTCACGGCGCTGGTCGAAGAAGCATTGCCCGGCTGCGAAGTTCAGGTACAGGTAGATGGTACCCATTATCTGGTTGTCGTGGTGGGTGACGTTTTCGAGGGACTGTCGACGATCAAGCGGCAGCAGCTGATCAACAAGGCGCTGTTCCAGCAAGTCATGGATGGAACGATTCACGCACTGCATCCGAAAGCTTTCACGCCGGCTGAATGGGCCGAGCGCCAGGGCTGA
- a CDS encoding STAS domain-containing protein, protein MTTPAPRVEMIDSVLTVSGEVDADSVVALRQQGEKLLQTVSVDLVVDLGSLQTAHSVVLSLLLCWQRLANQRGISLSYRGVSERLASLAALSNLDEQLAGFRSGSA, encoded by the coding sequence ATGACAACACCGGCGCCCCGGGTTGAGATGATCGACAGCGTGCTCACCGTCAGCGGCGAGGTCGATGCCGACTCCGTTGTGGCCTTGCGCCAGCAGGGAGAAAAGCTCCTCCAGACGGTGAGTGTGGACCTGGTTGTTGACCTCGGGAGCCTCCAGACAGCCCACAGCGTGGTGCTGTCCCTGTTGCTTTGCTGGCAACGTCTGGCTAACCAGCGCGGCATTTCCCTTTCCTACCGGGGCGTGAGTGAGCGCCTGGCGTCACTCGCCGCCCTGAGCAATCTCGATGAGCAACTGGCCGGCTTCCGGTCCGGTTCTGCCTGA
- a CDS encoding MlaC/ttg2D family ABC transporter substrate-binding protein, whose translation MLAVKHRLFLILALATFLVGPAKAGASEDLRQYVDENTQRLVDKLNQERGLYESDPEAFYASMDESLEGFVDFRRIAARVMGRYARQTTPEQRDEFVVKFKRSLFDSYAQALVDAEDFSIQVKEAVINPQDDGRASVQMEVTSASGNRYPVTYSMYKADGGNWMMENVIVEGVNIGLAFRDRFAQEMEANRGQVQAVIDGWGDAVESLKLEQEVDNS comes from the coding sequence ATGCTTGCAGTTAAACACCGCCTTTTCCTGATCCTGGCGCTCGCGACTTTCCTCGTCGGGCCTGCCAAGGCAGGGGCTTCTGAGGACCTGCGGCAGTATGTGGATGAGAACACCCAGCGCCTGGTTGATAAGCTCAATCAGGAGCGAGGTCTTTACGAGAGCGATCCTGAGGCTTTCTACGCCAGCATGGATGAATCTCTGGAGGGGTTTGTCGACTTCCGCCGGATTGCTGCGCGAGTGATGGGGCGATATGCGCGTCAGACCACGCCCGAGCAGCGTGACGAATTTGTCGTCAAGTTCAAGCGGAGCCTGTTTGACAGTTACGCCCAGGCCCTGGTGGATGCGGAAGACTTCAGTATTCAGGTGAAAGAAGCGGTGATCAATCCGCAGGACGATGGCCGTGCTTCGGTGCAGATGGAGGTGACCAGTGCCTCCGGTAACCGGTACCCCGTTACCTATTCCATGTACAAGGCGGACGGCGGCAACTGGATGATGGAGAACGTCATCGTCGAAGGCGTAAACATTGGTTTGGCCTTCCGGGATCGATTTGCGCAGGAGATGGAAGCGAATCGCGGTCAGGTCCAGGCGGTCATTGACGGTTGGGGTGATGCGGTCGAATCCCTGAAGCTTGAGCAGGAAGTTGATAATTCATGA
- the mlaD gene encoding outer membrane lipid asymmetry maintenance protein MlaD has translation MTQRTTEIIVGFFMIAGLAALLFLALQVSGLSPKSAEDTYRVYANFNDTGGLTPRGRVSMAGVTVGTIESISLDKNTFQARVTMSISSDIDNIPADSSAVIRTSGLLGEQYIDISVGGDMESLADGDTFYSTQSAMNLERLIGNFASGR, from the coding sequence ATGACACAGCGAACCACAGAGATTATCGTCGGGTTTTTCATGATCGCAGGTCTGGCGGCGCTGCTGTTCCTCGCCTTGCAGGTCAGCGGCCTGTCGCCCAAGTCGGCGGAAGACACCTACCGGGTGTACGCGAACTTCAATGATACCGGCGGCCTTACGCCCCGTGGTCGCGTGTCCATGGCCGGGGTAACGGTGGGCACCATCGAGTCCATCAGTCTGGACAAGAATACCTTCCAGGCGCGCGTTACCATGTCCATCAGCTCCGACATCGACAACATTCCGGCGGACAGTTCGGCAGTAATACGTACATCCGGACTGCTCGGCGAACAGTACATTGATATATCCGTTGGTGGTGACATGGAGTCGCTCGCCGACGGAGATACCTTTTATTCCACTCAGTCAGCCATGAACCTGGAACGGCTGATAGGGAACTTTGCATCCGGCCGTTAA
- the mlaE gene encoding lipid asymmetry maintenance ABC transporter permease subunit MlaE, which produces MIDRVVALGHLGLTIVSSFGRSGRFLAGVLFGVPRPATGFPLLIKQLYGVGVLSLAIVIVSGLFIGMVLGLQGYTILSDYGSEAAIGQMIALTLVRELGPVVTALLFAGRAGSALTAEIGLMKATEQLSSMEMMGVDPLRRVIAPRLWAGFIAMPLLAVIFSAVGIWGGMLVGVDWLGVFEGSFWGNMQSSVDFAEDVMNGVIKSVVFGFVCTWIAVYQGYDCVPTSAGISAATTKTVVYSSLAVLGLDFVLTAVMFGDF; this is translated from the coding sequence TTGATTGACCGGGTAGTCGCACTGGGTCACCTGGGGCTGACGATCGTTTCGTCTTTCGGTCGCTCCGGACGGTTCCTGGCCGGAGTGCTGTTCGGCGTGCCGCGCCCGGCGACGGGGTTTCCGCTGCTCATTAAGCAGCTATACGGCGTCGGTGTGTTGTCGCTGGCCATTGTCATCGTGTCGGGGTTGTTCATTGGAATGGTGCTTGGGCTTCAGGGCTACACCATTCTGAGTGACTATGGTTCCGAGGCGGCCATTGGCCAGATGATCGCGCTTACGCTGGTGCGCGAGCTGGGGCCTGTGGTTACGGCCCTGCTTTTCGCGGGCCGGGCCGGCTCCGCGCTGACCGCTGAGATTGGCCTGATGAAGGCAACCGAACAGCTTTCCAGCATGGAAATGATGGGGGTTGATCCCTTGCGGCGGGTCATCGCACCGCGCCTATGGGCCGGTTTCATTGCGATGCCGCTGCTGGCCGTCATCTTTTCCGCGGTCGGCATCTGGGGTGGCATGCTCGTTGGCGTGGACTGGCTCGGCGTTTTTGAAGGCTCCTTCTGGGGTAACATGCAGTCGTCCGTGGATTTCGCCGAAGACGTGATGAACGGCGTGATCAAAAGCGTGGTGTTCGGCTTTGTGTGCACGTGGATCGCGGTCTACCAGGGGTATGACTGCGTGCCGACATCGGCCGGGATCAGTGCCGCCACCACCAAAACCGTTGTTTATTCTTCCCTGGCCGTGCTCGGTCTGGATTTTGTGCTGACCGCCGTCATGTTTGGCGATTTCTGA
- a CDS encoding ABC transporter ATP-binding protein, which translates to MGSPAYISLKDVVFSRSGRRIFDGVTLDIPRGKITAIMGPSGTGKTTLLRLIGGQLRPDSGSVVLDGHEVPRLKRSDLYALRERIGMLFQSGALFTDLSVFENVAFPLRVHSSLPEDMIHDIVLMKLEAVGLRGARHLMPSELSGGMTRRVALARSIALDPDLIMYDEPFAGQDPIAMGVLVKLIRDLNSSMGLTSVLVSHDVPESLSICHFACIIADGKIIGQGTPEELMAHPSEQVQQFLKGQPDGPVPFHYPATEAATDYGLTGGVS; encoded by the coding sequence ATGGGTTCACCCGCATACATTTCACTCAAGGACGTTGTTTTCTCCCGTTCCGGTCGCCGCATTTTCGATGGCGTCACTCTGGATATTCCCCGCGGCAAGATTACTGCGATCATGGGGCCCAGTGGAACCGGCAAGACCACGCTCCTGCGACTGATCGGTGGCCAGCTTCGACCGGATTCCGGCAGTGTTGTGCTGGATGGTCATGAGGTGCCACGGCTGAAGCGTTCAGACCTCTATGCGCTGCGTGAGAGGATCGGCATGCTGTTCCAGAGCGGTGCTCTGTTCACCGACCTCAGCGTGTTCGAGAACGTTGCGTTTCCGCTGCGGGTCCACAGTTCGCTGCCGGAGGATATGATTCACGACATCGTCCTGATGAAGCTGGAAGCGGTTGGTCTTCGGGGTGCCCGACACCTGATGCCGTCCGAACTGTCCGGTGGTATGACGCGGCGGGTGGCACTGGCGCGCAGCATTGCGCTGGATCCCGACCTGATTATGTACGACGAGCCGTTTGCCGGACAGGATCCCATCGCCATGGGGGTGCTGGTCAAGCTGATCCGGGACCTGAACAGCTCCATGGGGCTGACCAGTGTGCTGGTCTCCCACGATGTGCCGGAGTCGCTGAGCATCTGCCATTTCGCCTGCATTATCGCGGACGGCAAAATCATCGGCCAGGGCACGCCCGAAGAGCTTATGGCGCATCCGTCAGAGCAGGTTCAGCAATTCCTGAAGGGGCAGCCAGATGGCCCGGTGCCCTTTCATTACCCGGCAACCGAGGCCGCGACGGACTATGGCCTGACGGGAGGTGTGTCTTGA
- a CDS encoding KpsF/GutQ family sugar-phosphate isomerase translates to MTEQSAKDFRTSAIQAIRIEREAIDALEARIDHHFIKACEVIMACKGRVVVTGMGKSGHIGNKIAATLASTGTPSFFVHPGEASHGDLGMITSQDVVIAISNSGNTSEVVTILPLIKRMGAPLISMTGNADSTLAREAVANLDVSVQTEACPLGLAPTSSTTATLVMGDALAVALLEARGFSSEDFALSHPGGSLGRRLLLRVSDIMHTGNRIPRVPEGTPLSGALLEISQKGLGMTTVVDAAGKLTGVFTDGDLRRTLDKNVDVHVTPIEQVMTHNGKTIQADHLAAEALNIMEEMKINALPVTDDQGELVGAINMHDLLRAGVI, encoded by the coding sequence ATGACTGAACAGAGCGCAAAGGATTTCCGCACTTCCGCGATCCAGGCCATTCGTATCGAGCGCGAAGCCATTGATGCCCTGGAAGCGCGCATTGATCACCATTTTATCAAAGCCTGCGAGGTCATCATGGCCTGCAAGGGACGGGTGGTCGTCACCGGCATGGGCAAATCCGGCCACATCGGCAACAAGATTGCCGCGACACTGGCCAGCACCGGCACCCCATCGTTTTTCGTCCACCCTGGCGAGGCCAGTCACGGGGATCTCGGCATGATCACCAGTCAGGACGTGGTCATTGCCATTTCCAACAGCGGCAACACCAGTGAAGTGGTTACCATTCTGCCCCTGATCAAGCGCATGGGCGCCCCCCTGATCAGCATGACCGGCAATGCAGACTCCACCCTTGCCCGGGAAGCCGTGGCCAACCTTGATGTCAGCGTTCAAACCGAAGCCTGCCCGCTGGGACTGGCGCCCACTTCCAGCACCACCGCGACGCTGGTGATGGGCGATGCGCTAGCGGTTGCGCTGCTTGAGGCCCGGGGATTCAGTTCCGAAGATTTCGCACTCTCCCACCCCGGCGGCAGCCTCGGGCGGCGCCTGCTACTTCGCGTCTCCGACATCATGCACACCGGCAACCGGATTCCGAGAGTCCCCGAAGGCACACCGTTGAGCGGAGCTCTGCTGGAAATTTCGCAGAAGGGGCTGGGCATGACCACCGTGGTGGACGCAGCCGGCAAACTGACCGGCGTGTTCACCGACGGAGACCTGCGCCGCACCCTCGATAAGAACGTCGATGTTCACGTCACGCCGATTGAACAGGTCATGACCCACAACGGCAAAACCATCCAGGCCGACCACCTGGCGGCCGAAGCACTGAACATCATGGAAGAAATGAAGATTAACGCCCTGCCCGTCACCGACGACCAGGGAGAATTGGTCGGCGCCATCAACATGCACGACCTGCTTCGGGCGGGAGTGATCTGA
- a CDS encoding KdsC family phosphatase has product MAIHSSPLRTNWSGALLEKAARIRLIALDVDGIMSDGKLYFSASGDELKAFNILDGLGLKQLMAAGITVAVITGRQSPLTEKRMRDLGIPHLMQGREDKRVALQELVSTLNIAPEAIAYMGDDLPDLPAIRYAGLGITVPNGYWLVREHAHYCTQATGGNGAVREACDMLLTAQGRLDNALAKYLEPEA; this is encoded by the coding sequence ATGGCCATCCACAGCAGCCCATTGCGGACCAACTGGTCCGGCGCACTCCTGGAAAAAGCCGCCCGCATTCGCCTGATCGCCCTCGACGTGGACGGCATCATGAGCGACGGCAAACTCTATTTCAGCGCCAGCGGCGACGAATTGAAGGCCTTCAATATCCTGGATGGCCTGGGCCTGAAGCAACTGATGGCGGCCGGCATTACCGTGGCGGTGATTACCGGGCGCCAATCACCGCTGACCGAGAAGCGCATGCGGGACCTCGGCATCCCACACCTGATGCAGGGACGGGAAGACAAGCGAGTCGCCCTTCAGGAACTGGTCAGCACCCTGAACATTGCGCCCGAAGCCATCGCCTACATGGGGGATGACCTGCCTGACCTGCCCGCGATCCGCTACGCCGGCCTTGGCATTACGGTTCCCAACGGTTATTGGCTGGTGCGGGAACACGCCCACTACTGCACGCAGGCCACGGGCGGCAATGGGGCTGTCCGTGAGGCATGCGACATGTTGCTGACCGCACAGGGCAGGCTTGATAATGCCCTGGCGAAATACCTGGAGCCCGAAGCATGA